The Verrucomicrobiota bacterium DNA segment CTCCGCGAGAGTGAAGTCTTTGTCGGTCAATCCGCCCGCGTCATGCGTAGTGAGCGTCAGGGTCACTTTGCTCCAGCGAATGTTGATGTCGGGGTGATGCCAGGCTTTCTCAGCGCTTCGCGCGACGGCATTCACGAATTTGATCGCCGCGGGGAAATCTTTGAACTGGTAGGTTCGCGAGATTGTTTTTCCGCGCTTTTTCCATTGTCGGACGGTGCGGAGCGCGATCTTGATCTGAGGCGGTGTTAGCTTCGGCATGGGTGAATGATAAGTGGATCGAGTGCGAAGTCGAGCGCGCGGGTCTGAATCGATCGTGGTCGGTTCATGGTCCGCGCACAGGGCTCGAAGTTCATGGAAGCCTTCCCTGTGGCTTTACCCCATGCCCACCGGAATAGCACCGCGTTGATACTCTCTCGGACCTCGACGTCCTTGATCGAGCCGGGTCAAGAAGAACTCGGTGGAGGTGCGCTGGCATTTCATGCAGGGCTGGCGATTCCGTCCACACCGAGGCGGGGCCGGCCTCCGATTGTTTAGGGAGGACGGTTTTGGCTTTGGCAGTTGGCTGATCATCACTGAACCGCAGATGGCATGGCGCGCGCAAGAGATCGCACAGATCGTACCCGCGAAAACCCGCGAAACCTGCGAAAGCTCCGTTTGACACGCCGATACCGAACCGATAGCCTGCGGTCCAATCCGGACCCTTTCGAGACAGCGCTATGGCATCCTGTTCTTCCGAACGCTCC contains these protein-coding regions:
- a CDS encoding 4a-hydroxytetrahydrobiopterin dehydratase, which encodes MPKLTPPQIKIALRTVRQWKKRGKTISRTYQFKDFPAAIKFVNAVARSAEKAWHHPDINIRWSKVTLTLTTHDAGGLTDKDFTLAEKFDLVG